Proteins from a single region of Meles meles chromosome 10, mMelMel3.1 paternal haplotype, whole genome shotgun sequence:
- the NOBOX gene encoding homeobox protein NOBOX produces MCPPLSFLIPAASLSLSLLLSSQDRGGEPLAAGPQEELRQSLAPHSRNAPREEMSPSRPAAGEKWPSEAPGEPAGADTGRVSQPSGSGTLHKDTVTDSPRPGPPGEGGSFPAREAKPGKRTYSPASSKQKTLSVGVLASASSPHATRNLVPCGSGPGPCHLANLLSTLAQNSQSTDQKRTPEVTCQVRKKTRTLYRSDQLEELERIFQEDHYPDGDKRREIAQTVGVTPQRIMVKGVGQRVSRWRRNDQLELLGSTARAQQLPLGAEVRVSALQVWFQNRRAKWRKVEKLNGKENKGSPVGPPLTPASSQCSTAAELLPTVPLAPEPGTFPQEPPLDTLTEPPMLLTSDQSLAPAQQSENAQRAAATPPLFSPPPVRRVSLPFPLGPVPTPQMMPLLLDPPGSDNSHKDGPCGSWGTSVTPPSLCSYLEELEPHEYQQSPPPGPPPFPQVPLYQQPQAQFPYLHPYPFPTPPSLIPPLPDDALFTSPYGPSAGPSQGYFLGPPPGPMGPQPPAGNVGTVPWNDPCLPELPFPGPFCPQALAHLPGGEGFFPDLPPVPCAPAGSRRLSPGGAPLPEAAGPGPAPFLGKTQEEPPAPPGEEPLALQEVREEDKDSCGP; encoded by the exons ATGTGTCCCCCACTCTCCTTTCTTATACCAGCAGCCAGCCTGTCCTTGTCCCTCCTCTTAAGCA GCCAGGACCGTGGAGGCGAGCCCCTGGCTGCGGGGCCACAGGAGGAGCTGCGGCAGAGTCTAGCCCCCCACAGCCGGAATGCCCCACGTGAGGAAATGTCCCCCTCCCGCCCGGCAGCTGGGGAGAAGTGGCCATCAGAGGCCCCTGGAGAACCAGCTGGGGCAGATACGGGGAGGGTGAGCCAGCCATCTGGCTCCGGGACTCTCCACAAAGACACAGTCACGGACTCACCGAGACCTGGGCCTCCCGGGGAAGGTGGTTCCTTCCCAGCGAGAGAGGCAAAGCCAGGGAAGAGGACCTACTCTCCAGCCTCCAGTAAGCAGAAAACGCTCAGTGTTGGGGTTCTGGCCTCCGCCTCATCTCCCCATGCCACACGCAACCTAGTGCCTTGCGGGTCAGGCCCGGGGCCCTGCCATCTGGCCAACCTCCTCAGCACATTGGCTCAGAATAGCCAAAGCACAGATCAGAAGAGGACCCCAGAGGTGACCTGCCAAGTTCGGAAAAAGACTCGGACCCTATACCGCTCAG ACCAGCTGGAGGAGCTAGAAAGGATCTTCCAAGAAGACCACTACCCAGATGGCGATAAGCGCCGGGAGATTGCCCAGACGGTGGGGGTCACCCCCCAACGCATCATGGTAAAGGGGGTCGGCCAACGGGTCTCCAGGTGGAGGAGAAACGACCAGCTGGAACTCTTGGGGAGCACAGCAAGGGCTCAGCAGCTCCCTTTAGGGGCTGAGGTTAG GGTCTCTGCCCTACAGGTGTGGTTCCAGAATCGCCGGGCGAAGTGGCGAAAAGTGGAGAAGCTGAACGGAAAGGAGAACAAGGGCAGTCCTGTGGGGCCTCCGCTTACCCCTGCCAGCAGTCAGTGCAG cACTGCGGCCGAGCTGCTACCTACGGTGCccctggccccagagcctggTACCTTCCCTCAGGAGCCCCCTCTGGATACTCTCACAG AGCCCCCCATGCTGCTGACTTCCGACCAGAGTCTGGCCCCAGCCCAACAGAGTGAGAACGCACAAAGGGCAGCCGCGACCCCGCCACTCTTCAGCCCCCCACCTGTCCGAAGAGTCAGCCTTCCTTttcccctgggccctgtccccaccccccaaatgaTGCCTTTGCTTCTGGATCCTCCTGGCAGTGACAACAGCCACAAAGATGGCCCCTGTGGGTCCTGGGGGACAAG cgtCACGCCACCGTCCCTCTGTTCATACTTGGAGGAGCTGGAGCCCCACGAGTACCAGCAGAGCCCCCCGCCAGGACCGCCCCCGTTCCCCCAGGTCCCGCTTTACCAGCAGCCTCAAGCCCAGTTCCCCTACCTGCACCCCTACCCCTTCCCCACGCCCCCCTCCCTGATCCCTCCGCTGCCGGACGACGCCCTCTTCACGTCGCCTTATGGCCCCAGCGCGGGTCCCTCTCAGGGCTACTTCCTGGGCCCCCCGCCAGGGCCGATGGGGCCGCAGCCTCCTGCGGGGAACGTGG GTACAGTCCCTTGGAATGACCCTTGCTTGCCAGAACTGCCTTTCCCTGGTCCCTTCTGTCCGCAAGCCTTGGCGCACCTGCCCGGAGGCGAGGGCTTCTTCCCGGATCTGCCCCCGGTCCCCTGCGCTCCGGCCGGGAGCCGGCGGCTCTCTCCAGGTGGCGCCCCGCTGCCCGAAGCGGCCGGACCAGGACCGGCGCCCTTCCTTGGCAAGACCCAAGAGGAGCCGCCTGCCCCCCCTGGGGAGGAGCCCTTAGCACTCCAGGAGGTCCGAGAGGAAGACAAGGACAGCTGCGGCCCCTAG